From a region of the Hymenobacter jejuensis genome:
- a CDS encoding FGGY-family carbohydrate kinase — protein sequence MKKSIYAVFDVGKTNKKVILFDEDRQIIDEHQQVCIETVDDDGFACETLSRLTQWVQDRWKALRHNPHYHLKGVNFTSYGASFVHLGANGQPVLPLYNYLKPLPSEYAARFYFDLEQDPQEFAADTCSPQMGMLNSGLQLYWLKYAKPEQYARIRTSLHLPQYLSYIITGEAFSDYTSLGCHTGLWDFTRGRYHDWVLREGVDDKLAPLTKDSIASVVDGILVGVGLHDSSAAVLPYLQQHEEPFLLISTGTWAITLNPFNRQPLTTELLRRDCLSFLSPKGEMTKASRVFFGREHDFQVQRIAHHFHVKPDFYHSLVQVRPPDELSSAFKPWCMHGTGPFPEQPAQEWDLTVFGTAVEAYQHLMQGLMSILKESISLVRQNERMIYVDGGFARNPLFMQTLACQFPDAKIRTLEVPQATALGALIHLEQGEALKKTQLLFS from the coding sequence ATGAAAAAGTCCATCTACGCTGTATTCGACGTTGGCAAGACCAACAAGAAAGTCATCCTGTTCGACGAGGATCGGCAGATTATCGACGAGCACCAGCAGGTCTGCATCGAAACCGTTGACGACGACGGGTTTGCCTGCGAAACCCTTTCGCGCCTGACCCAGTGGGTGCAGGATCGCTGGAAGGCCCTGCGTCATAATCCGCACTACCACCTGAAGGGGGTGAACTTCACATCGTATGGTGCCAGTTTTGTGCATTTGGGCGCAAATGGTCAGCCGGTGCTGCCGCTGTACAACTACCTCAAGCCGCTGCCCTCGGAATATGCGGCTCGGTTTTACTTTGACTTGGAGCAAGACCCACAAGAGTTTGCCGCCGACACCTGCTCCCCGCAGATGGGCATGCTCAATTCGGGCCTGCAACTCTATTGGCTGAAGTATGCCAAGCCGGAGCAGTACGCCCGCATTCGCACGTCGCTTCACTTGCCGCAGTACTTATCGTATATCATTACAGGTGAGGCATTTAGCGATTACACCTCTTTGGGTTGCCACACCGGTCTGTGGGATTTTACCCGTGGGCGCTACCACGATTGGGTGCTGCGCGAGGGCGTGGATGATAAGCTGGCCCCACTAACCAAGGACTCAATTGCTTCGGTGGTCGATGGCATTTTGGTGGGCGTGGGCCTGCACGATAGCTCGGCGGCGGTGCTGCCGTATCTGCAACAGCACGAAGAGCCTTTTTTGCTGATTTCGACGGGCACTTGGGCTATTACGCTTAACCCCTTCAACCGCCAGCCGCTCACCACGGAATTGCTCCGGCGCGATTGCCTAAGTTTTTTGTCGCCGAAAGGGGAAATGACCAAAGCTTCGCGCGTTTTCTTCGGCCGCGAGCACGATTTTCAGGTCCAGCGCATTGCGCATCACTTTCACGTCAAGCCCGATTTTTACCACTCGCTGGTGCAGGTGCGCCCGCCCGACGAGCTTTCCAGTGCTTTCAAGCCATGGTGTATGCACGGCACCGGTCCGTTCCCAGAGCAACCGGCGCAGGAGTGGGATTTGACGGTGTTCGGTACGGCCGTGGAGGCATATCAGCACCTCATGCAGGGGTTGATGAGCATTCTGAAAGAATCGATTAGCCTGGTGCGGCAGAACGAGAGAATGATTTACGTCGACGGCGGCTTTGCGCGCAACCCATTGTTTATGCAAACGCTCGCTTGCCAATTTCCGGACGCCAAAATCCGCACATTGGAAGTGCCCCAAGCCACTGCCCTCGGTGCTCTGATTCACTTAGAGCAAGGCGAGGCGCTGAAGAAAACGCAACTGCTGTTTTCGTGA
- a CDS encoding (Fe-S)-binding protein, with amino-acid sequence MKVALFVPCYVDQFYPQVGVASLQLLEKLGVKADFPMQQTCCGQPMANSGCERDAVPVYQHFVKTFRDYDYVVAPAGSCVYHVRKHFDIIDQTTEVQHVRTNTLELVDFITTVLGVTEIPGSFPHKVGLHLSCHGQRGLHQANESEITPVRDGQLRRLLSSLQGIELTELDRNDECCGFGGTFCVAEEAVSARMGQDRVQDHVRNGTQVLTGGDMSCLMHLEGIVRRRQLGIKVMHAAELLNGNPV; translated from the coding sequence ATGAAAGTAGCCTTATTCGTCCCGTGTTACGTGGACCAATTTTACCCGCAGGTCGGCGTAGCGTCGCTGCAGCTGCTGGAGAAACTAGGCGTAAAAGCTGATTTTCCGATGCAGCAAACCTGCTGCGGCCAACCGATGGCCAACAGTGGGTGCGAACGCGACGCGGTTCCGGTGTACCAGCATTTCGTCAAGACGTTTCGCGATTACGACTACGTAGTAGCGCCGGCGGGCAGCTGCGTGTACCACGTCCGGAAGCACTTCGACATCATCGACCAAACCACAGAGGTTCAGCACGTTCGCACAAACACGCTGGAGTTAGTGGATTTCATCACCACCGTACTCGGCGTGACCGAAATTCCGGGCTCGTTTCCGCACAAAGTGGGTTTGCACCTAAGCTGCCACGGTCAGCGGGGCCTGCACCAGGCCAACGAATCGGAAATAACGCCGGTGCGCGATGGGCAGCTTCGGCGGCTTTTGTCGTCGCTGCAAGGCATTGAGCTAACGGAGCTGGACCGCAACGACGAATGCTGTGGCTTCGGCGGCACGTTCTGCGTGGCCGAAGAAGCCGTTTCGGCCCGCATGGGCCAGGACCGGGTGCAGGACCACGTACGCAACGGCACCCAGGTACTCACCGGCGGCGACATGTCGTGCCTGATGCACTTGGAAGGCATTGTGCGCCGCCGCCAGCTCGGCATCAAGGTGATGCACGCCGCCGAATTACTTAATGGAAACCCTGTATGA
- a CDS encoding lactate utilization protein B: MNHSHPELAEQFVKDAERTTWHDETLWFVRQKRDRSIYAIPEFQELRELASQIKNHTLSRLHTYLTQFEEAARANGVQVHWAANAEEHNAIVLNILRKHGAERIVKSKSMLTEECHLNPYLLQHGIQVVDTDLGERIIQFRNEPPSHVVLPAIHLKKEDVGETFHLHLGTLKGEKDPQTLTEAARLHLRTKFVSGQVAISGVNFAVAETGSVVVCTNEGNADLGVTLAKVHIACMGIEKLIPRLTDLGVFTRLLARSATGQPVTTYTSHYTKPGPGKEMHIVIVDNGRTKQLGRPDFRASLKCIRCGACMNTCPVYRRSGGHSYDFTIPGPIGAILSPNIDMHKHKSLPFASTLCGSCTDVCPVKIDIHTQLYKWRQVIGENNELPASKKWSMKLLSRVLSSPGVYGWGGKVARESLRLLPHGFTHAKALNPWAKAREMPAPPKQSFREWYEQQNSNGKA, encoded by the coding sequence ATGAACCATAGCCATCCTGAGTTGGCGGAGCAATTCGTCAAGGACGCGGAGCGCACCACCTGGCACGACGAAACCCTGTGGTTTGTGCGCCAAAAGCGCGACCGCTCGATCTATGCCATTCCCGAATTTCAGGAGTTGCGCGAGTTGGCTTCTCAGATTAAAAACCACACGCTCAGCCGCTTACACACCTACCTGACGCAGTTTGAAGAAGCGGCCCGCGCCAATGGCGTGCAAGTACATTGGGCCGCCAACGCCGAAGAACACAACGCCATTGTGCTGAACATTCTGCGGAAGCACGGGGCAGAACGCATCGTCAAAAGCAAGTCGATGCTGACGGAAGAATGCCACCTGAACCCGTATTTGCTACAGCATGGTATTCAGGTAGTTGACACCGACCTAGGCGAACGCATTATTCAGTTTCGCAACGAGCCGCCCAGCCACGTGGTGCTACCGGCTATCCACCTGAAAAAAGAAGATGTGGGCGAAACATTTCACCTGCATCTGGGCACTCTCAAAGGCGAAAAAGATCCGCAAACCCTCACCGAAGCAGCCCGCCTGCACCTGCGCACCAAGTTCGTGTCGGGACAAGTAGCCATTTCGGGCGTCAACTTTGCCGTGGCCGAAACAGGCAGTGTGGTAGTGTGCACCAACGAAGGCAACGCCGACTTGGGTGTGACGCTCGCCAAAGTGCACATCGCCTGCATGGGCATCGAGAAGCTCATTCCGCGCCTCACAGATTTGGGCGTGTTTACGCGCCTGCTGGCCCGCAGCGCTACCGGCCAGCCGGTGACTACCTACACCTCGCACTACACCAAGCCAGGGCCGGGCAAGGAGATGCACATTGTCATCGTCGACAATGGGCGCACCAAGCAACTCGGCCGCCCCGACTTTCGGGCGTCGCTGAAGTGCATTCGCTGCGGTGCCTGCATGAATACCTGCCCCGTGTACCGGCGCAGCGGCGGCCACAGCTACGACTTCACGATTCCGGGGCCGATCGGCGCGATTCTGTCGCCGAACATCGACATGCACAAACACAAGTCGCTGCCTTTTGCCTCGACGCTATGTGGCTCATGCACAGATGTTTGCCCCGTCAAGATTGACATTCACACCCAGCTCTATAAGTGGCGCCAAGTCATTGGGGAGAATAACGAATTGCCGGCCTCCAAAAAGTGGAGCATGAAGCTCCTGAGTCGCGTGTTGTCGAGCCCCGGCGTGTACGGCTGGGGCGGCAAGGTAGCGCGTGAATCGCTGCGGTTGTTGCCGCACGGCTTTACGCACGCCAAAGCTTTGAACCCGTGGGCCAAAGCCCGCGAAATGCCCGCGCCGCCCAAGCAAAGCTTTCGCGAATGGTATGAGCAGCAAAACTCCAACGGCAAGGCATGA
- a CDS encoding LutC/YkgG family protein — protein sequence MSTSRESILAAVRANQPEEVPLPTVPIYSGEASLERFTEVLRSIGGEVVQVAGPEHLESALLQLFPATYQCASTLVKATVAVDTQTPTDILEAVDLAVLQGEIGVAENGAIWLPEQNMLNRALPFITQHLVLVLDQRNLVATMHEAYAQLPSAGGYGVFVAGPSKTADIEQSLVIGAHGARSLVVLVY from the coding sequence ATGAGCACGTCCCGCGAAAGCATTTTAGCAGCCGTTCGGGCCAATCAGCCCGAGGAAGTTCCGCTACCCACGGTGCCCATATACAGCGGCGAAGCCTCCTTAGAGCGCTTCACGGAAGTGCTCCGCAGCATTGGCGGAGAAGTAGTCCAGGTTGCCGGCCCGGAACACTTAGAATCCGCTCTTTTGCAGCTGTTTCCAGCTACCTACCAATGCGCTTCCACGTTGGTGAAGGCCACCGTAGCGGTTGACACGCAAACGCCCACCGACATACTCGAAGCCGTTGACTTGGCCGTGTTGCAAGGAGAAATTGGCGTGGCGGAAAATGGCGCTATCTGGCTGCCCGAGCAAAACATGCTGAACCGGGCGCTGCCCTTCATCACGCAGCATTTGGTACTGGTGCTGGACCAGCGCAACCTTGTGGCTACCATGCACGAGGCGTATGCGCAGCTTCCATCGGCAGGTGGTTACGGCGTTTTCGTCGCGGGCCCTTCCAAAACAGCTGATATTGAGCAGTCCCTAGTCATCGGCGCCCACGGCGCACGCAGTTTGGTGGTATTGGTTTATTAG
- a CDS encoding glycoside hydrolase family 28 protein, whose amino-acid sequence MKLLLSLLSLFALWATLAFRPAADAPEWVKQAGAMAFPTGKTTFAAAKYGAKGDGTTLNTKALQAAIDAAAKKGGIVTLAPGRYLTGSIFLKKGVTLQVDKGVELIGSQDIKDYPEIPTRVAGIEMPWPAALINILDQENVAVTGQGTIDGQGKVFWDSYWALRKDYEKKGLRWIVDYDAKRPRTLLVANSSNVTLKGVTLQRAGFWTVHILYSKNVTADGLVIRNNIGGHGPSTDGIDIDSSGYVLVQNCDIDCNDDNFCLKSGRDYDGLRVNRPTEYIVIRDCIAGAGGGLLTCGSETSGGIRHVWAHNLKAKGTSAGLRIKSALTRGGTVEDITFEDVQMEGVGTAVEIGMNWNPSYSYSTLPAGYTPETIPAHWKTMLMKVEPARGLPHYRDVKVARLKVTNAKQAIIAEGLPNSSLENFHFEDLDITASKAGGINYAKDWTMKNVDVKPENREPVAVQNSSNMTF is encoded by the coding sequence ATGAAATTGCTGCTTTCTCTGCTCTCTTTATTCGCGCTGTGGGCAACCTTGGCGTTCCGACCGGCTGCTGATGCGCCGGAATGGGTGAAGCAAGCAGGCGCGATGGCTTTCCCAACGGGCAAAACCACGTTCGCTGCGGCTAAGTATGGCGCCAAAGGCGACGGTACGACGCTCAATACCAAAGCTTTACAGGCTGCTATTGATGCGGCCGCCAAAAAAGGTGGTATCGTAACGCTGGCTCCCGGACGCTACCTCACTGGCTCCATCTTCCTGAAAAAAGGGGTTACGCTACAAGTGGATAAAGGCGTAGAACTGATTGGTAGTCAGGATATTAAGGATTACCCCGAGATCCCGACCCGCGTAGCCGGCATTGAGATGCCGTGGCCCGCCGCCCTGATCAATATTCTGGACCAGGAAAACGTGGCTGTCACCGGCCAAGGCACCATCGATGGCCAAGGCAAGGTTTTTTGGGACAGTTACTGGGCCTTGCGGAAAGACTACGAGAAGAAGGGTCTGCGCTGGATTGTCGATTACGACGCCAAACGCCCGCGCACACTGCTCGTTGCCAACTCCTCAAATGTTACTCTAAAAGGCGTTACGCTCCAGCGCGCAGGCTTCTGGACGGTGCACATTCTGTACTCCAAAAACGTTACGGCCGATGGTTTGGTCATCCGCAACAACATCGGCGGCCACGGTCCCAGCACCGACGGCATCGACATTGATTCGAGCGGCTACGTGCTGGTACAAAACTGCGATATCGACTGCAACGACGACAATTTCTGCCTGAAATCGGGCCGCGATTATGATGGTCTGCGCGTAAATCGCCCCACGGAGTACATCGTTATTCGCGACTGCATCGCCGGGGCTGGTGGTGGCTTGCTTACCTGCGGCAGCGAAACCTCGGGCGGCATTCGCCACGTGTGGGCGCACAATCTGAAGGCCAAAGGCACGTCTGCGGGCCTCCGCATCAAATCGGCGCTTACGCGTGGCGGCACTGTCGAAGACATCACCTTCGAGGACGTGCAGATGGAAGGCGTTGGGACTGCCGTTGAGATCGGCATGAACTGGAACCCGAGCTACAGCTACTCCACGCTGCCCGCCGGCTACACCCCCGAAACCATTCCGGCGCACTGGAAAACGATGCTGATGAAGGTAGAGCCCGCGCGTGGACTGCCGCATTACCGCGACGTGAAAGTGGCTCGCTTGAAGGTGACCAACGCCAAACAAGCCATCATCGCCGAAGGATTACCCAACTCTTCTCTGGAGAATTTTCACTTCGAAGACCTAGACATTACGGCCAGCAAAGCAGGCGGCATCAACTACGCCAAAGACTGGACGATGAAAAACGTGGACGTAAAGCCCGAAAACCGCGAACCGGTGGCCGTGCAAAACAGCTCCAACATGACTTTTTAG
- the rhaM gene encoding L-rhamnose mutarotase codes for MEEIAFTMKLKPGVEAEYKRRHDEIWPELSQVLHNAGIRDYSIYLDRASGTLFAVQKRTEGHLADSLPALPIMQKWWAYMADLMETNPDNSPVVVNLERVFHAD; via the coding sequence ATGGAAGAGATCGCTTTCACCATGAAACTCAAACCCGGTGTGGAAGCCGAGTACAAGCGTCGGCACGATGAAATCTGGCCGGAGCTGTCGCAGGTGCTGCACAACGCCGGCATCCGCGACTATTCCATTTACCTCGACCGCGCCAGCGGAACGCTGTTTGCGGTACAGAAGCGCACCGAGGGCCACTTAGCCGACAGCTTGCCAGCGTTGCCGATCATGCAAAAATGGTGGGCGTACATGGCCGATCTGATGGAAACGAACCCTGACAACTCACCCGTGGTAGTGAACCTGGAGCGCGTCTTTCACGCGGATTGA
- a CDS encoding sialate O-acetylesterase has product MKQMTSLRILLTASILASTTAAFANVTLPALITDNMVLQQKANAALWGWADPGEAITVSASWAKTPVKAVADAQGNWLVRVPTTKAGGPYTLTIQGKNTLKISNVLLGEVWLCSGQSNMAFPVTKRPNSGSYTGIINAEEVIPKANYPTIRMFTVQTKTGDTPQSDVQGNWVACSPQTVGDFSAVAYFFAKEVQEKTHFPIGLIHSSWGGTPAESWTRKEVLEQDPDLQPILARYERGLTTIEQDRETYKAQLAAYQQEKAANPNTPRMPPREPVGPTSNKSPYKLYNAMIHPLVPYTLKGVIWYQGESNVDRAYQYRKLFPAMIASWRADWKQPDLPFYFVQIAPHRTGNPELREAQLLTMQTVPRTGMAVITDWGDSLDIHPRNKEVVGHRLALWALAKEYGSKNLVYSGPIYHDMKVENGKVRLNFEYVDGGLVAQGGPLRQFAIAGPDSVFVPAQAKIEGKSVVVWSDQVKQPVAVRFAWREVPKPNFFNAAGLPATPFRTDKWRTSTQGKL; this is encoded by the coding sequence ATGAAGCAAATGACTTCTTTACGCATCTTGTTGACGGCCAGTATATTGGCCTCAACAACTGCGGCTTTCGCCAACGTTACCTTGCCCGCGCTCATCACCGACAACATGGTGTTGCAGCAAAAAGCCAACGCGGCACTTTGGGGGTGGGCCGATCCGGGTGAGGCGATTACAGTGAGTGCGAGTTGGGCCAAGACTCCGGTGAAAGCGGTCGCCGATGCGCAGGGCAACTGGCTCGTGCGCGTGCCCACAACCAAAGCGGGTGGTCCGTACACACTGACCATTCAGGGTAAGAACACACTGAAAATCAGCAATGTATTGCTAGGGGAAGTGTGGCTCTGCTCAGGGCAGTCGAACATGGCGTTTCCGGTGACGAAGCGGCCCAACAGCGGCTCGTACACGGGCATCATCAACGCGGAGGAGGTAATCCCGAAGGCGAATTACCCGACCATCCGCATGTTTACGGTGCAGACAAAGACGGGCGACACACCCCAGAGCGATGTGCAGGGCAATTGGGTGGCATGCAGCCCCCAGACGGTGGGCGACTTTTCGGCGGTCGCGTATTTCTTCGCCAAAGAAGTGCAGGAGAAGACCCACTTCCCGATTGGGTTGATCCATTCGTCGTGGGGCGGCACGCCCGCCGAGTCGTGGACGCGCAAAGAGGTGCTCGAGCAAGACCCTGATTTGCAGCCTATTCTGGCCCGCTACGAACGCGGGCTGACGACGATTGAGCAAGACCGCGAAACCTACAAGGCGCAGCTTGCTGCATATCAACAAGAGAAAGCCGCCAACCCCAACACGCCGCGCATGCCACCGCGCGAGCCCGTCGGACCGACCAGCAACAAGTCGCCCTACAAGCTCTACAACGCCATGATCCACCCGCTGGTGCCGTACACGCTAAAAGGCGTGATCTGGTACCAGGGCGAGAGCAACGTCGATCGGGCCTATCAGTATCGCAAGCTGTTCCCGGCCATGATTGCGAGCTGGCGCGCCGATTGGAAGCAGCCCGACCTGCCGTTCTACTTTGTACAGATCGCGCCGCACCGCACCGGCAACCCCGAATTGCGTGAGGCGCAACTCCTGACCATGCAGACGGTGCCGCGCACCGGCATGGCCGTGATCACCGATTGGGGCGATTCGCTGGACATTCACCCGCGCAATAAGGAAGTAGTCGGGCACCGGCTCGCGCTGTGGGCCTTGGCGAAAGAATACGGCTCGAAAAACCTCGTCTATTCCGGGCCGATTTACCACGACATGAAAGTGGAAAACGGCAAAGTGCGCCTCAACTTCGAGTACGTTGACGGGGGCTTGGTAGCCCAAGGCGGCCCGCTGCGGCAGTTTGCCATCGCCGGTCCCGACAGCGTATTTGTGCCCGCGCAGGCCAAAATTGAAGGAAAATCGGTGGTGGTCTGGAGTGACCAAGTGAAGCAGCCAGTAGCCGTCCGCTTTGCGTGGCGCGAAGTGCCCAAACCCAACTTCTTCAACGCCGCCGGCCTCCCTGCCACGCCTTTCCGCACGGACAAATGGCGGACTTCGACGCAAGGGAAATTATAG
- a CDS encoding glycosyl hydrolase has product MKKSTFALSLLLSLATAQTWAQAPKWPAITQQTKPWTRWWWEGSAVNPKDLTNLLEQYQKAGLGGVEITTIYGVHGAESQFIDFLSPKWMDMLSHTLTEAGRLGMGVDMAQASGWPFGGPWVTPTDACKYVTYQTYSVKGGEQLKEAVTFMQKPIVRAINHQVDIKTLVDPVAKNKDLQSLALDQVRFEKPLPLQTLMAYSDKGETVDLTSKVDAQGKLNWTAPAGNWTLYALFQGWHGKQVERAGPGGEGDVIDHFSKTATQHYLQRFDEAFKGHDIKPLRAFFNDSYEVDDAQGESNWTPQMFAEFQKRRGYDLHKYLPALFGKDTDDRNRRVLCDYRETISELLLENYTQTWSDWAKTQGALIRNQAHGSPANILDLYAVTDIPETEGTDLLRIKFASSAANVTGKKLASSESATWENEHFLSKLSDIKVAMDRYLLGGVNHTFYHGTNYSPQAAAWPGWLFYAAVHFNPNNTFWTDFGKLNTYVAHCQSFLQEGKPNNDVLVYLPIYDSFSNPSGKVLLQHYDGIEHGFKGMPVENTTEALLKKGYGFDFISDKQLQRVTGAGAALHTGGVTYQTVLLPDARLVPLPTLERVLTLAQNGATIVVQNQLPTDVPGLGNLDARRATLKKLLGQLKFADAGKGVQKAAIGKGKILVGKDVDQLLAAAGVKREAMVDQGVQYVRRSHAKGHYYFLANHGEKAVEGWVKLQTPAKSVALYNPMTEKSGMASVRNAGSTPEVYLQLAPGESCILETNEAAVTGPAYAYLKTAGTPQPVTGTWDINFVKGGPELPAKVQTKELGSWTNLSGDAVKKFSGTATYTTSFPMPTGSGEGWILNLGKVAESARVQVNGQDVGTLIGPVYQVFIPKSQLKATNTLTVSVSNAMANRIADMDKNHVEWKKFYNVNIAARLPENRDANGVFTAEKWAPRESGLIGPVTLTPATTGAQVQ; this is encoded by the coding sequence ATGAAAAAATCCACTTTCGCCCTTTCCCTTTTGTTAAGCCTTGCCACTGCCCAAACCTGGGCGCAGGCACCAAAATGGCCGGCCATCACGCAGCAAACCAAACCCTGGACGCGCTGGTGGTGGGAGGGAAGCGCCGTAAACCCCAAGGACCTCACCAACCTGCTGGAACAATACCAGAAAGCCGGGCTGGGCGGCGTGGAAATCACGACGATTTATGGTGTGCACGGGGCTGAAAGTCAATTCATTGATTTTCTATCGCCGAAGTGGATGGACATGCTCTCACACACGCTCACCGAGGCCGGCCGTTTGGGCATGGGCGTGGACATGGCACAGGCGTCGGGCTGGCCGTTTGGCGGGCCGTGGGTAACGCCAACTGACGCCTGCAAGTACGTGACCTACCAAACCTACTCGGTGAAGGGCGGCGAGCAACTGAAAGAGGCTGTGACCTTCATGCAGAAACCCATCGTGCGGGCTATCAATCACCAGGTCGATATCAAGACGCTGGTAGATCCGGTGGCCAAAAACAAGGATTTGCAGTCGCTGGCGCTCGATCAGGTGCGGTTTGAGAAGCCGTTGCCGCTCCAAACGCTCATGGCATATTCCGACAAGGGCGAAACGGTGGATTTGACCAGCAAAGTCGATGCGCAGGGCAAACTGAACTGGACGGCCCCGGCCGGCAACTGGACGCTGTACGCGCTGTTTCAGGGCTGGCACGGCAAGCAAGTGGAGCGCGCTGGCCCCGGCGGGGAAGGCGACGTGATCGACCACTTCTCCAAAACCGCCACCCAGCATTACCTCCAGCGTTTCGACGAAGCCTTTAAGGGCCACGACATCAAGCCGTTGCGGGCGTTTTTCAACGACTCGTACGAAGTAGACGACGCGCAGGGCGAGTCGAACTGGACGCCCCAAATGTTCGCGGAGTTCCAGAAGCGACGCGGCTACGACCTGCACAAGTATTTGCCGGCCTTATTTGGCAAAGACACCGACGACCGCAACCGCCGCGTGCTCTGCGATTACCGCGAAACCATCTCGGAATTGCTGCTTGAAAACTACACCCAAACCTGGAGTGACTGGGCCAAAACCCAAGGTGCGCTGATCCGCAATCAGGCCCATGGTTCGCCGGCCAATATCCTTGATCTGTACGCGGTTACGGACATTCCCGAGACGGAAGGCACCGATTTGCTGCGCATCAAATTCGCTTCTTCGGCGGCCAACGTCACGGGCAAAAAGCTGGCTTCGTCGGAGTCGGCGACGTGGGAAAACGAGCATTTCTTGTCCAAGCTCAGCGATATCAAAGTGGCGATGGATCGCTACCTGCTGGGCGGCGTCAACCATACGTTTTACCACGGCACCAACTATTCGCCGCAGGCGGCTGCTTGGCCAGGCTGGCTGTTTTACGCGGCTGTGCACTTCAATCCCAACAACACCTTCTGGACGGATTTTGGGAAGCTGAATACGTATGTGGCTCACTGTCAGTCATTTCTACAAGAAGGAAAGCCCAACAACGATGTGCTGGTATATCTGCCCATCTACGATTCCTTTTCCAACCCCAGCGGCAAGGTGCTCTTGCAACACTACGATGGCATCGAGCACGGCTTCAAGGGAATGCCCGTGGAAAATACCACCGAAGCGTTGCTGAAAAAGGGCTACGGCTTCGACTTTATCTCGGATAAGCAGCTGCAACGTGTCACGGGTGCCGGCGCGGCCCTGCACACTGGCGGCGTAACTTACCAAACGGTATTGCTGCCCGATGCGCGCCTTGTGCCGCTGCCTACGCTAGAGCGCGTGCTCACGCTGGCCCAAAACGGCGCGACCATTGTGGTGCAAAATCAGTTGCCTACTGACGTGCCCGGCCTCGGCAACCTCGACGCCCGCCGGGCCACGCTGAAGAAGCTGCTGGGCCAGCTGAAGTTTGCGGACGCCGGTAAGGGCGTGCAAAAAGCGGCCATTGGCAAAGGCAAAATCTTGGTGGGCAAAGACGTGGATCAGTTGCTAGCTGCCGCCGGTGTGAAGCGCGAAGCAATGGTCGATCAGGGAGTGCAGTATGTGCGCCGCAGTCACGCCAAAGGCCATTATTATTTCCTCGCTAACCACGGGGAGAAGGCGGTAGAAGGCTGGGTGAAGCTTCAAACCCCCGCCAAATCGGTGGCGCTTTACAACCCCATGACCGAGAAGTCCGGTATGGCTTCGGTGCGCAACGCGGGCAGCACGCCGGAAGTATACCTGCAACTCGCGCCGGGCGAATCGTGCATCCTGGAAACCAACGAAGCAGCCGTAACAGGCCCGGCTTACGCGTACCTAAAAACGGCCGGAACTCCGCAACCCGTGACGGGCACCTGGGACATCAATTTCGTGAAAGGGGGCCCCGAATTGCCCGCCAAAGTGCAGACCAAAGAACTCGGCTCCTGGACCAATTTGAGCGGCGACGCGGTGAAGAAGTTCTCCGGCACGGCCACGTATACCACGTCGTTCCCCATGCCGACCGGCTCGGGCGAAGGCTGGATTCTGAACCTTGGGAAAGTAGCCGAAAGTGCTCGGGTGCAGGTAAATGGCCAAGATGTTGGGACGCTGATTGGCCCTGTCTATCAGGTATTTATCCCGAAGAGCCAACTTAAGGCGACCAATACGCTAACCGTGAGCGTGTCCAATGCCATGGCCAACCGTATTGCCGACATGGACAAGAATCACGTCGAGTGGAAGAAGTTCTACAACGTGAATATTGCCGCCCGCCTTCCCGAAAATCGCGATGCCAATGGCGTATTTACCGCCGAGAAATGGGCCCCGCGCGAATCTGGCCTGATTGGGCCCGTTACCCTGACCCCGGCCACTACGGGTGCGCAAGTACAGTAA